In one Lolium rigidum isolate FL_2022 chromosome 3, APGP_CSIRO_Lrig_0.1, whole genome shotgun sequence genomic region, the following are encoded:
- the LOC124697361 gene encoding uncharacterized protein LOC124697361, which produces MTKKKLKVDAVVSSRERTVTWADDQKKYMLDWYIDYLKDQHVGFKFKKQHHLLCADALNKKFAMGVTVDQVDRQYRHYKENWKIIAAALSKSGNSFDHTRCIVIISESEKATLCDRARRLLTKPIKFYEEMQELFTGSSADGSLAMDQNTCMDVSDDSDSDSREMRDLNGYTPPEDPLGDDSDTIPTPITNATGDNNYPSNYTRSGIKRSRGNPMCTLSTKKAAKYKSRLVESNDEITATMKSLRDTLVATAPPHISQLVDPHATLWQRLETIPLTPDQRIIVGEHLSSKENEVKRSWLCNASDDTLHAWVFKFLCDKEGLNL; this is translated from the exons ATGACCAAGAAAAAGCTGAAGGTTGATGCTGTTGTATCCTCTCGTGAGAGGACCGTGACTTGGGCTGATGATCAGAAAAAATACATGCTTGATTGGTACATCGACTACTTGAAAGATCAACATGTAGGATTTAAGTTCAAGAAGCAACATCATTTGTTATGTGCTGATGCATTAAATAAGAAGTTTGCAATGGGGGTGACCGTGGATCAAGTGGACCGTCAGTATAGGCACTATAAAGAAAATTGGAAGATCATTGCAGCAGCATTGAGCAAAAGTGGAAATTCATTTGACCACACTAGATGCATTGTGATTATTTCAGAATCTGAAAAGGCGACCCTATGT GACAGAGCACGACGCCTACTCACTAAGCCCATCAAATTCTATGAAGAGATGCAGGAACTATTCACTGGATCTAGTGCTGATGGTTCATTAGCTATGGATCAGAATACATGTATGGATGTTAGTGATGATTCTGATAGTGATTCGAGGGAGATGCGTGACCTCAATGGCTATACGCCGCCTGAAGATCCACTTGGTGATGATTCAGACACAATACCAACTCCTATCACAAATGCAACCGGTGATAACAACTACCCTTCCAACTATACTCGATCTGGTATTAAACGTTCACGAGGCAACCCTATGTGTACTCTATCAACTAAGAAGGCAGCAAAGTACAAGAGTCGTCTTGTAGAGTCCAATGATGAAATCACAGCTACGATGAAATCACTTCGGGACACACTTGTTGCCACTGCTCCTCCTCACATATCACAGCTTGTCGATCCACATGCAACTTTGTGGCAGAGACTAGAGACTATCCCATTGACACCTGATCAGAGAATTATAGTTGGTGAGCATTTGTCTTCTAAGGAGAATGAAGTTAAGCGTAGCTGGTTGTGCAATGCAAGTGATGATACTTTGCATGCATGGGTCTTCAAGTTCTTATGCGATAAGGAAGGCTTAAATCTGTGA